From the Marinomonas sp. THO17 genome, one window contains:
- a CDS encoding exodeoxyribonuclease III: MKVISLNVNGIKQAADRGFFEWMVRQNPDVVCLQDIQADERSLNDSVFFPPEYNTYFFDSMETPDQAGVAIYCKSMPKAIMTGMGFPECDFEGRFIQADFDKVSIGAFLTPHGSNHEEALQEHKYRFMEGFKNHLVKTRRKRREFIFCGTANVARSPIDVSSWFVNQRNSGFLPEERKWINEIFNELEYIDAFRQVNKQDKQYTWWPDYERAWKLDEGGRLDYQIATPGLKNLIQGGTIYKGQRFSDHAPLIMEYNID, translated from the coding sequence ATGAAGGTCATCAGCCTTAATGTAAACGGTATAAAGCAAGCAGCCGATCGCGGCTTTTTTGAATGGATGGTTCGTCAGAACCCGGATGTTGTATGTCTGCAAGATATACAGGCGGATGAACGCAGTCTAAACGACAGTGTTTTCTTTCCACCCGAGTACAACACCTATTTTTTTGATTCAATGGAAACACCTGATCAAGCAGGCGTAGCCATCTACTGTAAAAGCATGCCAAAGGCCATAATGACAGGTATGGGCTTTCCTGAATGCGATTTTGAAGGCCGCTTTATCCAAGCTGATTTTGATAAAGTCAGTATAGGTGCTTTTTTAACGCCACATGGCTCAAATCATGAAGAAGCATTGCAAGAGCATAAATATCGCTTCATGGAAGGCTTCAAAAATCACTTAGTAAAAACGCGCCGTAAACGTCGTGAATTCATCTTTTGTGGCACCGCCAATGTGGCTCGTTCACCGATTGATGTGAGTAGCTGGTTCGTTAATCAGCGTAATTCTGGTTTTTTACCAGAAGAGCGTAAATGGATTAATGAAATTTTCAATGAATTGGAATACATTGACGCTTTCCGTCAGGTCAACAAACAAGATAAACAATACACTTGGTGGCCGGATTACGAACGAGCTTGGAAATTGGACGAAGGCGGACGTTTGGACTACCAAATCGCCACGCCTGGTCTTAAGAACCTGATCCAAGGTGGCACCATTTACAAAGGTCAGCGTTTCTCGGATCACGCGCCTTTGATAATGGAATACAACATCGACTAA
- the pyrE gene encoding orotate phosphoribosyltransferase — protein sequence MKPYQRDFIEFAIEQNVLRFGEFTLKSGRVSPYFFNAGLFNSGQALAKLGRFYAASLMEANVPFDVLFGPAYKGIPLATTTAVALYDHHNLDTPYVFNRKEAKTHGEGGSLVGAALQGNVMIIDDVITAGTAIREVMAIIQQANAAPAGVLIALDRQERGQGDLSAIQEVERDFGMPVISIVSLNDIMTYLAEQDSPEFAQHLDAVKAYRDQYGI from the coding sequence ATGAAACCTTACCAAAGAGACTTTATTGAATTCGCCATCGAACAAAATGTATTGCGTTTTGGCGAATTCACACTTAAATCAGGCCGCGTAAGCCCATACTTTTTTAATGCTGGCTTATTCAATTCTGGCCAAGCATTGGCCAAGTTAGGCCGTTTTTACGCTGCCTCTCTCATGGAAGCAAATGTTCCATTCGATGTTTTGTTCGGCCCTGCGTATAAGGGCATTCCATTGGCAACCACGACAGCTGTCGCCTTGTATGATCACCATAATTTAGATACACCATACGTATTCAACCGCAAAGAAGCAAAAACTCACGGTGAAGGTGGTTCTCTTGTGGGTGCGGCATTGCAAGGTAACGTCATGATAATTGACGACGTTATTACTGCCGGCACCGCCATTCGAGAAGTTATGGCCATTATCCAGCAGGCCAACGCGGCGCCTGCTGGTGTGCTGATTGCCCTGGATCGTCAAGAACGAGGCCAAGGAGACTTATCGGCCATCCAAGAAGTCGAACGTGACTTTGGAATGCCAGTCATCAGCATTGTTTCTTTAAATGACATCATGACCTACTTGGCTGAACAGGATTCCCCCGAATTTGCTCAGCATTTGGACGCGGTGAAAGCCTATCGCGACCAGTACGGTATTTAA